tttgtttactACTTCGACTGGGGATATATTCCATGCTTGCACTAATTTTACTCGAGATGTCCTGGCATTCatttgcaaaaaatattctagTGTTAGCCATTCTTCTGAATCCCTAAAAATTTGTGTTAAATTATTGtccaaaatatttatgtctGTTCCTAACGGATTATAAGTCATTGTTACCCTAAAACTTAGTTCTTCATTTAATAGGTGAATTTGCTTAGTAAAGACGtctaaataaatatgtatactaAGTGAATATGTTTGTTTTTCTGACTGTATTAAAGgtattattacaattttatgcaaatcattgtttatttttaataacttGCATTCTGTTACTAAGGATACACAAATAAAATGCCCATACgtgatgataatattttttttacttaaaAACGCAAACggaatacaaaaaaaataatgaaaaaaaatacataaattaatataaacaatttttacaatttatttcttcactgtgtaattaaatataaatataattgtaaaaaaatgtttttacaatattatgtgtatattttcACAAATATCAAACTAACTTGAAATGGTGTAATAGTAAAAGAACAAGTCttatgtataattttatatgatataaatagcTAGTTATAATTAGCTAAAAATTTTAGTAAAAATCTGCctgaacaaaaaaaaaaaaaaaaaaaaaatcacatattattattaccacattttacaatatagctatattttttaaggtATATTATTCGTCTTAAATAGATAaaagtataatatttttagaataaattaaaaaaacgataaatatatatgtaaggtctcttttaatataattttaaaaatataaaaattgtgttaattctttatttagGGGTTGCATGGAATTCCGCTTTGAGATTTTCATCTATGCACATAAATACTGCATAAAATGCACGtgtttataatatgtaaatttactaggaatataattatttttacataaaaataatggaaaatagaaataataaacaataaataaaacaaataaataaaaatataattataataataatgaataaataataacagataaataaaatgtaaaataaataaatttctcCTCCTTTATGTTGCATTGTTTATTCCCTTAATCAAAGGTATTTcaaaacaatataattaCGTTTTCCATCTAAACGTGGGAATTATAGGATGACGAGAcatagtaaaaataatacagcAAATCCCATATTTACATATCATGAAAGGAAAAAGGTCAAAGGtataaacaaattgaaAAGAAACTGAATGTAGAAAATAACAGTTGCCacgtttttataatatacacGATGGGAGTAATtcttacatatatatatatagttataGCTATAGACGTTTATGCTCtataaatatggaaaacataattaataatgctactttatttcattgccacattttcttttttttaagatgCTGGAACTCTCAAAGAGAGATTAGGAAAAGACTCGATGCGAAAGTTCGAGCAATGCTGGATTTGCTTGAGAACTTCCGAAACTCCTGTTAGTACCCCTTATggtcatatattttgtaaaatatgcatagttaataattttttagcgcaaaaaaaagaatattctaaaaaaaaaaaggaatatgaaaattatattaaagatatggaccgaaaaaaaaaagaggaAGCACTTCATATGAgagaaaaggaaaaaatgaaatttttGGATGACCTTGAAAATGTTCATGAAAATGTTAAGGTACAATTGAAAATTTGATAATGCACACATGGCTAGTTAAAAATGTGGAAAACGCAGTTATAAAGTTTTCGGcgtgaaatatttaaacaaatGAGCCAAATTAttgctttattttatattttttatttatttgaagaAAACGGATGAACGAAAAACGGGTGTAGATATATCTAGTAACTTTTGGATAGCTGGTAATGCAAAAGTAAAGAAAGATAtcgataaaaaattaaaaccaCCATCCAATAAATTAGTATGTCCAATTAGTGGGAAGCCCATAAAAATGAGTGAACTAATTACTATTAATCCTGAGGTTATTGATCAAAATGATACCATAAATGGAAAGTAAGTTTTGctattatatttctatatgataaaataagatAGTGGTGAACAGGTTTTAGTACCTCGAAATGTTAACACGActtatgtacatataaaaatggcatgacaattttttttattttgatagtTGGGTTTGctcattttcaaaaaagaaCATAGACCATAATAAAGCAGTtctcataaaaaaaacaggacaaataattataaaagtaaatattaaaatagatGGATActttataaatatcatatttttattaaacataataaaacaaatatatccaTAATGAAAATCATAATATGTATCATTGGCAACTAATTTGCGTATTTACCTTTTCTTTTATGTAGTCtgtttttgaaaaattcatttatgggaaaaaaaattcattagAAATAGAGGTTGGGGATGAAGATTTTATTAACCTACAACCAGGAGGAACAGGTAtcgtattttattttgtcaatttgtatatccatatttttatttttccaaaaTTGTAGGATGCACTAGTTGTGtgtgtttttaaaaaaggcAATGATAGCAAATTTTAGAAATGAATGAGCAAGAACATGAACAAATATGTGCATACCATTCATAACAAAATGGCTATTCcctatttatttgtatttacaattttatttttttctttcagCTTTCTGTACCCACAACAATGTTCAAAACAGCATGTATCGAGAGGTTCTTCTCTAGCTAGACGAAATGCAAAGcagagaaaaaatatactaaGACAATTCTATTTGCTTCTAACCTTTTCATGTGAtgttacttttatttttttgtttgatTAAATTCCACTTTTGGAATTCCATAATTTAAACCTGTTTAATGATATTCAAACATTTGTCATaagcattatatttttttaaataaaaacattctTACTTttcttaattatttaatatttttgatataatatgtaaaataaataaataatagtaaagAATATGATAAAGTGATAATGTCATAATAAATTTCTctttgaataaaaaaaaaaagattatATAGGGTTACacatttccattttttagctacaaaattttgtgatatatatttataaattattttatttgttcatTTCCTATTCCTTTAAAgagtataaaataaatataataatattagccaaatttaattatgtattataataCGTAGTGGTGATCATTTCGTATGTTTTTCCTGACTATCCATCCATTTACGGTGAACTATTCAGCAATACTTTACAAGGATTgcatatgtttattatgtacaatgtaaacataataaatatgcaaaagtagaaaattgtttattttttataaacttattataattctatttttcaaaactgtttgtaattttttatattttgaaatgtagcatttataatgaaataaataaataaaatttttttttggtgtTTGTTCATTCTTCtgttttcataaaaaaaaataaaaataaaaaatagtaaataaaaatgaaatgatTTGAAATATAAACTATTCCAATGTTGAGAAAAACGAAAGAGAGGATATGTTTCAATTGATCAAATTCAAAGGGGtatattacaaatatataatatttttgttgctgagtttatttatttcaagaGTAAagacatataaaataaaaaaatggaatggCTTGTgggaaaattattattatgaaccTTGTTTAGGCGttaaattagaaaaaagtAACTATCtctttttacaaaataaacagAATTGTGTAgtacataataaatataatgaacaTGTGGAAGCAAAAAGAAATAACTTTGTAAAACCCAgggtgaaaaaaaatattctttttgtAGGGACACCCACTTTAGCACACCATTCTTATAGTAATAGAAAAGGCTGGAGACAATCcgaaaaagtaaataaacGCCATCCTCGTTTTCATTCCTCTCTGTTTGCGACACAACAAGGTGATAATGGCGAAGGGAAAGAAAGCAGCCAATTAGGTAGCGAAGAAAAAGGAGGAAGCCAATTAGGTAGCGAAGAAAAAGGAGGAAGCCAAACAAGCCCCAACACAAGGAgtagtaaaaaaaagaattacaaatttatgtcatggaataataaaaatgaaataaacaattttgatgtcgaaaaatatgatttaataaatagtgGAGATGATACAGAAAAATATCATTCCTCATTTTTTAcatcaataaaaaataaaaaagaaaaaaatgtggaTGCAcatcatttaaatattaaaataaataaagaactAGTAAATACATTATCTGTAGaagaattattaaatgttctttcaaaatatgaagataataaaacagAAAGTAGCACACCAAATGGACAAGTAGATATTCCAAAAAACACAACATTCAACGAAGTAAACATTGTTACAGCGTATCATAGAATTGcaaaacatattaaaaataaaaattatatgctCAAAGAAAATACGaaagataataatgaaatggACGATTTTTTCGACCCTATAACATTCAGCTTGtttgaaaattattcaaaCGTAGCGGACGAAAAGGCCGACGAAAAGGCCGACGAAAAGGCAGACGAAAATACACCTGACCAAAATAATAGCAAACATGTGCTGCCTAACAAAATGGAAGATAAAACCTTTTCAAACATAAATTACAACAACCATTCCTCTTTATgtaatatagatatatataaaaatttatatggcTTGTTGAAGGACAAactgaataataatacatctATAGCACCTAAGCATGTAGCAAATATTGCATGGGCTTCCACTATAATAGcaaatgatgatatatatatatggaataatataaaaaaacagttttatgaaaatatacaaaattttaaagcACAAGAAGTatcaattattatatggtCCTTTAGTGCATCCAAAAATAAActtattcaaaataaagatgaatttatattattatttaattgtataaaaaaatatatagatgaaaataaatttaaagcTCAAGAGTTTAGTAATATCATATGGTCTTTTGctatttcaaaatatgcaaactttgatttattaattatattatataattatgctttaaaaatatttggaaaattatttatgaaagACATAGCAACCATTTTATATAGCTTATCTATATTTGCTACAGACacaataaatcaaaaaataattaatactATTAAAAATCGACATTTTGAAGAATAtggaattaaaaatgattatttgACAATACATAAAGAAGGAcctcaaaataataacgaattaaaaaaaaatgaaaataattttacttCCACTTTTTGCTATTTTAATCAAATACCACAAAATCAGAACACAGTTTCATctgaaaatttaattattgaTTCAGCTGATAATGGAGGCACATCAAATTGTTATAACAAATTAAGTGATGATAAAAagtatgttttttttttactttttgaaaattttttaatttattctttaaaaaaaatacaaaatgaaaGAGAAAAAGTGAATATGAGAACTTGGGCAAATATTTTCTGGTCCTGTGCAAATGTTGGATTAGGACTCTACAATGATTCACCTTCTAATCATAACCTtaaatattacaaataCATATCGAAGGATATTCCTACTTCACAAGATGTGACTTTGCATGATGACACGATTGAGTTTGAAAAGGAATCCGATTCGATGTATAACATATTGACACAAGATAAGTTACAAAATTCAAACATTGAAATAGATCTAAAGCCATATGTGCATGTTATCGAAAATGATTATGTATTTCCACTAACATCGGATGTAGAGAATAGatattcaaattatataaaaacagaAATGGATGTAAAACAATATGGAATAAACGTAAATCTGGATCTCTTTAATCAGGCTGAAAATGTGATTGGTCCTGCTAAGGTAGATAAAGAAGAGAGTGCTATCACTGACTCTGTTCCACAAAATGAAGGCGAAAAGGAAACTAATACTAACGACTGCGTAAATAACAATGGGAAGGACGAAATTGACTGCTctgcatttttaaaatcgcTGGACGCACAAAAAAACGACACTATTTATAACCAAACGAATAAAAgtaatattgtttttaagTTAGTcgaaaattttgaatataatttaaatcaaaaaataattaagtGGTCAAGATGTGAAATTCAATCTATtactaatatattatggagtttatctattttaaatatattttcaaaaaaaataatcgaAGATGGATTATATGAATGTAATAAAAGGTTTATAAAGTATggtaaaagaaaaaattataataaaattcaaTACTTTATTTCACAATTACATCAGTCACAATTATATCAAGTTGCCTTTTCCTATGCCATTTACCTATTAAATGAAGAGAAGAATGgaatgaaaaaaagtaCAAATGCAAGTACaacgataaaaaaaactctttacaacatttttgaaaaatattttaagatCTCTATTAATACTCTcaatatatggaaaaagCAATTGGCTAGAAATCAGAGAAAAGAGGAAAAACAACACATTTCTTCGTCGgtgcataaaaaaatatcaaacgACCTTAAGTAccttaatatttttcattacaaCGAGTACTTTATCCTGGACTCGATTCTAGTGGACGCATACATCCCCCACGCTATGGTAATGCTTGCTCGGTTTGTTCGTTTTGTTCGTTTTGTTCGTTTTGCTCGTGTTACTTCCTTTTTTCATATCAATTTTCCACATATTTTCCGCATATTTTCCACCATTTCAGACGGCGATCGAAATTGACGGCCCAAGCCATTTTATTCAGAGAGGGGCCTCAATTGTGTACAATCCAAACACACTATTTAAGAAGAGACTGCTGAGAGCTCTCGGTTTTGTTGTTGTTTCGATTTCAATAACGGACCatacatttgtttttaGTGCACTAAAcacaataaattttattaaaaaaattctagcaaaaattaattataataaaacataattcaacattttaagaaaatttattattatataaacttagagaaatatatacatattattacacACACCGAAAATGAGAAATTTTATATGGTCCCCAAAATTGTCAactttaaaaatgtgtgCAACGATTAATTTGGCGTTGCACTTGTTCGTATACTACTCTGCTATTTTGCTGCTttgctattttttattttattttttttattttttatttttttgttttaaagtGTAAAACTACAGCGGTGGCTGTCCTACTGCGGACACCGCATCCTTCTTCAATTCTTTcgcattaaaaataataaagataaacATAACAAAGCAGTTAGAAAATGTCAATTAGCATAATCGCTACTTGCTTTGTTTTACCATTTTAGTCgctttaaatttgtttgcATAATtattcgaaaaaaaaaccaaGGGCAACCAATTTAcagaacaaaaaataaactcaAAAAGATGGACAATTCATCATGTTAGTAAATAGCTAATATACAaagtatacatatttatgtatgcctttttaatttttcgtATTATTCAATAAAGtagtttataaaaaatagttatatatGTGGATTTACAATTTTGACACAACATATTTGTTTGTCTATTCTCATagttttcataaaaattataaaaaaacaagaatggtctaaaaaattttatttttataaatatttattaaaaaaaaaaaaaaaaaattctttaaacagaaacaaaaaatgaaatataacGGTAGTATTATTGCTATATATGTAGTACAAATATGTAAGTATTTTTCAACATTTTCAACATTTTCAGCATTTTCAACATTTTCAACACTTTCAAAGAAGTTCAGTCCTTTCGGTGAGATACAACATGCTTGAAGAGCAATTTTGGGATTTCGAGCATATCAACTTCATCTTTTTCTAAAACTTGTTTTAACTTATTATCAGggataatttttcttttcatatCTGGgttttgtaaattattgtccttaatatatttccatgCATATTTCAAAACAAAAACTCTTGATGCTGTGTctgtatttataaattcttTTAAAGGGCTTTTAATTTCACATTCAATTTGTAAACCATTaggttttttttctttcccACTTTCACTACTTTTATCAGTTGTCCCATAATTGTATTTTGCCATAAATCTGTTTAAGGGTGAAAATGATTCATACCCAATAATCTTATTTTtcgaattaaataattttaccCTAATActattcatttttgtatgcttttaaatattcctatatatataatgtgtAGTGTGTGCacgaatataaaaagtataacctttttttttgtgaatattttatttttttttgtaattatttcaaataatacataataaatatcttactattttatatgttaaCGAAAAATcggaaaaagaaaagtaaaaaaattttttaaatatatttaaatatatgaataataatgaaaaaaagtaatatattcctacacatatgtataataattttttttggaagGGGGaatatcaattttattcCCATTGAggatatacaaaaaatgtatatatacgcTTATgagaaaaaagtaaaatatatttttaaaaatactaccccgtttttttttcatatatattaagtaCACCATATGTTTGTATATTaacatgtttatttttcaatttatttttcattttatttttcattttattttttactttatttttcagACGGTCAtacttttaattattacataCGCATGGTATTTTCACAGTATTCatgcaaataaataaaaataaaaaaataaacaaataaataggAAACGAAATATGTGTGTGATATTTTTACCTTGTTTATAtcttgtatttttttaaaaaattatttaaagttgtataattatcaagtctgttttattatatattaaacatttacgatttaatatttttcagcatatttatacgatattaaaaaaaaaaacatgaatatgtatgtaacatttttacgtgtaaaaaaaggaaaaatgtaaactcatgcatatgcatacataagTAGGCATACATAAATAGGCATACATAAGTAGGCATACATAAGTAGGTATATACAGAATGGGAGAAACCCATTTTGATAGTTTAAAGTTAGTATGCCCCTAACATTATCAACCTGGGCAGCTTAACAGATGGGAAAAATGCAGATATCATGGTTTTCTTATGTATTCCCATCCAATCTGGGGTCTATAGTTATTTTTTGCTTGACTTTCTTTTTACACAGAAGTCTATTTTGataatcataaaaatgGGAGGAGTATTGGACATGGCATTTtcttatatgcatataatgtGTGTAGCGAATTTCAACCTAATCCTTTTTTAAGTCTAGCAATGTAGTATTTATTCCTAAATtatcaataatataaatttctGCTTGATCTCctgtatatatatctctTTCTGTTGCTGATGTCATAGCATctttaacaaaattaatatcatctcctaaattaaaatccatatttttaattaattgatttttttgttcaaCCCTATTATCTAGTATGGGCAATATAAGAGAGGAACCACTACCTGTACATGCATGTGTTGATTGATAATATGAACCGATAGCATCATAACTATACAATACCCcttttccattttcatCTATCCCAgctaatatattaaaagtatAGTAAGGGAAAAATCGTCGGCTATATAATGTGacacataataatttggCAATCACATGAACACTAGGATAATGTGAGTGttctaaataaaataattgaatttttttctgtAAATGGTGGAAAAATTAGGAAATAAATTAcagcaataataataatagttcTACAATAAGCACATGTAAGCATAGCCTATACATGTTTTCTTagtttttttgaataacaAACCTGTAATAGGGAGTGCAGTGTTTTTATATCTGATTGCATTCCAGATGACCCAATAATACACTTATCAGTTctgcataaaaaataaaaatatatatataaatgtttaagtaatatattttatatgatatattagGAACACACTACTATAAACAAACACAGCATTATGaatgcataatttttttttacattttggATATCTTGGGGCAGTTTCTTGTGTATATGGAATAAGACAATGACAAACGAGTATCTCCAGCCAAAATTACATAATCCTTTCCTGTTAAGCCAATAACAGTTctgtcaaaaaaaaaatgatgtttTGATTATACACTACATATATTCATCTAttacttataaaaatatgagcacataattatgttagtagcataaatattttcgtATGGGCTTTCTAAAGGTTtcattccttttttttttttataaaatatatttacttataagtatttcattttttttttgtttcttaCCCCCCATTGTCAACATATGGATTCCACCTTTTAGAAGGTCGAGCATGCTCTATTGGGgcttcattttcttctgctttttttttttcaactaaattattatttaattgtaaaatttccattttttttacaaaaataatgtgaCTAATATTATAGAAGAAAATACAGTATTTATAAACAGTAGTATTGTGCTTCTCTTACTTTATAatcaattataaaaaaagattgagaacaacaaaaaagtgttataaatataaataataaataatagatAATAGCAAAGGTATgtgttattattacattaatttaattatatgtataagccatactataattttacaatttttttatttttagttttTACATTTGAGAAAGCCCCCATTTTATATGCACAAATATGTTATGCGTATAATtacatcatatatattatgcctaaataataatactatatattatgcaatttttttctttcattttttagaaaaaacaGTAACACTTatcttatttataataacaaaaaaataaacatacaATTGCACACataatcataatatataaaatatagtattattatattttcctaacttttgaagaaaatgtactatatttttttttttttttttccttccCATTTTTAACTATTTATTCAGGGTTTTATTTGATACATTTTGTCATGCTTTTCCCACATaccttttattatttatttttataatacctaattataaagaaacaataaaagaatatgCCTTAACATCCTATTTAATGTTGTAAGCTTaggttattttttattttgtaaaaaaagtcTTTCTATATGTATGTTCCCCTTCCTATGTTTGAATAATTACACCTATTGCtgttatatgttttataaatataagtagCTTTTTCCAAAAAGGTGTTTGTTTTTCAGAGAAACGCTTGTTGgcatatacacatatttgAGTTATAAGttttttagtttttatttacacaCATATTTGTGTtggtttatatatttttgtgtaaatatacaaaaaaaaaaggataaagtaaaaaaataatataatgaatgATGAAAAAGGGTGTGGATGAAGTATTGCTTTTGCAAAAacgttttatatttccttttcatttttatttttttctataagGTGAGTAGATATTGTAGTATTGCTATCcttatttttaagaaaCATGCTGTTATTTGTGTTAGGGGaagaataattaaatagGTTGTACGTTTTAACGATTGAAATTGGTTTGCTTTGCTTTctgtttaaaaatttttgaacagctattgaaatatattttctataaaagTTATATTCATGTGAtgatacatataatttataatctaataaatttaaaaaatgggcttctaatttatttaattcttttgTTGTAATTCCTCCAACTTTTGCATAAAAAGcatttgaataatataagtCGTCGAAAAATTTTGCAGATATCATAACTGctgttattattaatctatgtatacataataatgataatgtaATATCTTTAtggatttttataattcgatctaaatatatcataagTAAAACAAAACATTCATTACTACAACCTATATATTTCCCAATTCGttcaacatatttttttattgatatATCTGGTACTTGTGAAGCATGAAAAGttgttatttttccatCTCCTTTgctcatttttatcatttctCCTAAAACAATTGgtatatacattatataatCTTTGTGTGTCCTTGGAGCATTTATTTCAATATCATAATCCatttttcacaattttCATGTCTTGGGTTATTTTATGTACGCTGTCAAAGTAATGTAGGAAATGTCGAATCTCTACACGCAATTATCAAGtctatatatgcatatatttatttgcttATGTCTATATCATGCACTTAGCATGTgactatatatttttatgaatatcaATGTAATGAAAGACAATATATActgaaatataaaaattttcacaTAAATTGGCTAGTTTGAGTTTTTACATGACCATGtaaggtaaaaaaaatataatattcaactaaacaaattaagcataataaatttagcaagcatatttaatatatagacgaataaatatttttaatatctgGTCGTTAttcttaatatatttgtttcattaaaattgtgattatattattatttttacaaaaaatggaaaaaaaaaaataaaaaaatataaaaaaaaaaaaaaatattaaaaaaaaaaaatatacaaataaaaataaaaaaaaataaaatagctaTTTATATAGCTTAATAAAATAGGAACAAATTTTGTAGgttctataaaaatatataaaaagcagacatatttatgatatattcaatttttcattgtatagatatatcagaatatatatacctatATGTGATTTGTACAATTGCTTAGCTACTCTTGTGTAGGTTATACTTGTGTGTGTGTGCAGACAAAATTTGGCTTGTCTATCCATTgtgaaagaaaataaagtaaTACAAGggtaaataaattaaaacttAAAAGTTGTGAGTTCAGTATTaaacatgaaaaaaaatataaaaaaataacgacAATAAAATGAGTAGCAAATTCGATGAGCAAGAAGATAAAATCTCGTCATCGCTggtaatatttatgaatataatactataaaatttatatatggaaaaaaaaatcaatcgATAAATggtaaacaaaattataaaaagggAGGATACAGCTTGTATACCCACCTCAAAGTTTGAATGGGAAATTATATccatgcatatatgtatttttatttttgctttgtttaaattaaaaaatgggcTTAATTATTAGCTAAATTAGGAggaaacaaattatatagaaaataaataagaaaaGCGAAAAAAGCCAAAACCGTtgtttgaatatttttctaagATA
This Plasmodium chabaudi chabaudi strain AS genome assembly, chromosome: 12 DNA region includes the following protein-coding sequences:
- a CDS encoding proteasome subunit beta type-1, putative (query 210-210;GPI_cleavage_site_score=0.30960003;~pfam_scan;Pfam:PF00227.22; E()=3.1E-39;score=134.3;query 36-227;description=Proteasome;~iprscan;InterPro:IPR016050 : Proteasome beta-type subunit, conserved site;Prosite:PS00854; score=1.0;query 43-90;description=Proteasome beta-type subunit, conserved site;~iprscan;InterPro:IPR029055 : Nucleophile aminohydrolases, N-terminal;Superfamily:SSF56235; score=2.65E-57;query 32-238;description=Nucleophile aminohydrolases, N-terminal;~iprscan;InterPro:IPR023333 : Proteasome B-type subunit;Prosite:PS51476; score=46.414;query 39-227;description=Proteasome B-type subunit;~iprscan;InterPro:IPR001353 : 20S proteasome, A and B subunits;Pfam:PF00227; score=3.2E-39;query 36-227;description=Proteasome, subunit alpha/beta), which encodes MEILQLNNNLVEKKKAEENEAPIEHARPSKRWNPYVDNGGTVIGLTGKDYVILAGDTRLSLSYSIYTRNCPKISKITDKCIIGSSGMQSDIKTLHSLLQKKIQLFYLEHSHYPSVHVIAKLLCVTLYSRRFFPYYTFNILAGIDENGKGVLYSYDAIGSYYQSTHACTGSGSSLILPILDNRVEQKNQLIKNMDFNLGDDINFVKDAMTSATERDIYTGDQAEIYIIDNLGINTTLLDLKKD
- a CDS encoding cyclin, putative (term=annotation;date=20151128;qualifier=added_literature=PMID:26565797;qualifier=added_GO:0005829;qualifier=added_GO:0005634;curatorName=ucb@sanger.ac.uk;~;query 191-191;GPI_cleavage_site_score=0.55099994;~pfam_scan;Pfam:PF08613.7; E()=6.7E-35;score=120.7;query 36-143;description=Cyclin;~iprscan;InterPro:IPR013922 : Cyclin-related 2;Pfam:PF08613; score=6.9E-35;query 36-143;description=Cyclin PHO80-like;~iprscan;InterPro:IPR012389 : Negative regulatory factor PREG;PIRSF:PIRSF027110; score=6.3E-67;query 1-205;description=Cyclin P/U;~iprscan;InterPro:IPR036915 : Cyclin-like superfamily;Superfamily:SSF47954; score=2.12E-11;query 56-143;description=Cyclin-like superfamily); translation: MDYDIEINAPRTHKDYIMYIPIVLGEMIKMSKGDGKITTFHASQVPDISIKKYVERIGKYIGCSNECFVLLMIYLDRIIKIHKDITLSLLCIHRLIITAVMISAKFFDDLYYSNAFYAKVGGITTKELNKLEAHFLNLLDYKLYVSSHEYNFYRKYISIAVQKFLNRKQSKPISIVKTYNLFNYSSPNTNNSMFLKNKDSNTTISTHLIEKNKNEKEI